The proteins below come from a single Caulobacter segnis ATCC 21756 genomic window:
- a CDS encoding transglutaminase family protein, whose translation MLLEIRHVTQYHYERPVRESLMELWMQPQKTARQRLVSFELDLEPAAQVFSYADSFGNAVYHFDVPQPHDKLTIVARSAVETEPPAERPDRLDMGEWDRMRSEFVRGECFDFLRPHGFVQTTEALQTFVDEHDLEALRRKDPLTAVRTLSETIYNAFEYQPGVTDADSPIDLALSAGRGVCQDFAHIMLAVCRNWGVPARYVSGYLFTDRDAGDRSDPDATHAWVEVFLPSLRWVGFDPTNNMMAGERHVAVAVGRDYADVTPSRGVYKGDAESQLAVGVSVRRARAAMAEPEFLRMARPNFAGGRRRPTAVREDTHQQQQQQQQ comes from the coding sequence TTGTTGCTCGAAATCCGCCACGTCACCCAATACCACTACGAGCGCCCGGTGCGGGAAAGCCTGATGGAGCTGTGGATGCAGCCCCAGAAGACCGCGCGTCAGCGGCTGGTCAGCTTCGAGCTGGACCTTGAGCCCGCCGCCCAGGTGTTCTCCTACGCCGACAGCTTCGGCAACGCGGTCTATCACTTCGACGTCCCCCAACCCCACGACAAGCTGACCATCGTGGCGCGCTCGGCGGTCGAGACCGAACCGCCGGCCGAGCGCCCGGACCGCCTCGACATGGGCGAATGGGACCGGATGCGCAGCGAATTCGTGCGCGGCGAGTGCTTCGACTTCCTGCGGCCGCACGGCTTTGTCCAGACCACGGAAGCGCTACAGACGTTCGTCGACGAGCATGACCTCGAGGCCCTCAGGCGCAAGGATCCGTTGACCGCCGTGCGCACGCTGTCGGAGACCATCTACAACGCGTTCGAGTACCAGCCGGGCGTCACCGACGCCGACAGCCCCATTGATCTGGCGCTCAGCGCTGGCCGCGGGGTTTGCCAGGACTTCGCCCACATCATGCTGGCGGTGTGCCGCAACTGGGGCGTGCCGGCGCGCTATGTCTCGGGCTATCTGTTCACTGACCGAGACGCTGGCGATCGATCCGATCCCGACGCCACCCACGCCTGGGTGGAGGTGTTCCTGCCCAGCCTACGCTGGGTCGGCTTCGACCCGACCAACAACATGATGGCCGGCGAGCGGCACGTCGCGGTCGCCGTGGGCCGCGACTACGCCGATGTGACGCCCTCGCGCGGGGTCTACAAGGGTGATGCGGAAAGCCAGCTGGCGGTGGGGGTCAGTGTTCGCCGCGCCCGTGCGGCCATGGCCGAGCCGGAATTCCTGCGCATGGCGCGCCCGAACTTCGCCGGCGGCCGTCGTCGGCCGACCGCTGTCCGCGAGGACACCCACCAACAGCAGCAGCAACAGCAGCAATAG
- a CDS encoding PilZ domain-containing protein gives MSMVEPSGAERRAHPRMPAARKIYIVDDPRSWKCSLLDIAERGARLSTAGITPPPDRFIFVDAGGRRVHLAEVVWRSSVEAGVQFLETGRIGPRAGGAAGALDIARRFAATLPA, from the coding sequence ATGTCCATGGTCGAGCCCTCGGGCGCGGAGCGTCGCGCGCATCCTCGGATGCCAGCGGCGCGCAAAATCTACATCGTCGATGATCCGCGCTCGTGGAAGTGCTCGCTGCTCGATATCGCCGAGCGCGGCGCGCGCCTGTCGACGGCCGGAATCACGCCGCCTCCGGACCGGTTCATCTTCGTGGACGCCGGTGGTCGGCGCGTGCACCTGGCCGAGGTCGTCTGGCGCTCGTCCGTCGAGGCGGGTGTGCAGTTCCTGGAAACTGGCCGCATCGGTCCGCGCGCTGGCGGCGCCGCGGGCGCGCTGGACATCGCCAGGCGCTTTGCGGCCACGCTTCCAGCCTGA
- the queA gene encoding tRNA preQ1(34) S-adenosylmethionine ribosyltransferase-isomerase QueA, with product MHLSDFDFDLPEDRIALRPAEPRDAARLLVVRPGQPLADHVVRELPDFLQPGDAMVFNDTRVIPARLSGLREGRTTGGADGTPVAVEATLHRRLTPDRWSAFMRPGKRLKVGDRVAFGGRDDRACALDRLDATVAEKHEGGEVVLAFDLSGPDLDVGIARHGDMPLPPYIAAKRGEDERDRADYQTVYAREDGSVAAPTAGLHFTPSLLEALKAKGVSTHFVTLHVGAGTFLPVKTDDVSEHKMHAEYGQVTREVADALNAARAAGGRIICVGTTSLRLLESATGEDGVVKPFADETAIFITPGYRFRAADILMTNFHLPKSTLFMLVSAFAGRETMRAAYEHAISTGYRFYSYGDGSLLFRAEPESR from the coding sequence ATGCACCTTTCCGATTTCGACTTCGACCTCCCCGAGGACCGCATCGCCCTGCGCCCGGCCGAGCCGCGGGACGCCGCGCGTCTGCTGGTCGTGCGCCCAGGCCAGCCTCTGGCCGACCACGTCGTCCGCGAACTGCCCGACTTCCTGCAACCGGGCGACGCCATGGTCTTCAACGACACCCGCGTGATCCCCGCTCGCCTGTCTGGCCTACGCGAGGGGCGCACGACGGGCGGCGCGGACGGCACGCCCGTCGCGGTCGAGGCGACCCTGCACCGCCGTCTCACGCCAGATCGCTGGAGCGCCTTCATGCGCCCAGGCAAGCGGCTGAAGGTCGGCGACCGCGTCGCGTTCGGCGGCCGCGACGATCGCGCCTGCGCGCTCGATCGCTTGGACGCCACGGTGGCGGAGAAGCATGAGGGCGGCGAAGTGGTCCTCGCTTTCGATCTCTCGGGGCCGGATCTGGATGTTGGCATCGCTCGGCACGGCGACATGCCGCTGCCGCCCTACATCGCCGCCAAGCGGGGCGAGGACGAGCGCGATCGCGCCGACTACCAGACCGTCTACGCGCGAGAGGACGGATCGGTCGCCGCCCCGACCGCCGGGCTGCACTTCACGCCATCGCTGCTGGAGGCTTTGAAGGCCAAGGGGGTTTCCACCCACTTCGTGACCCTGCATGTCGGAGCCGGGACCTTCCTGCCGGTCAAGACGGACGACGTCTCCGAGCACAAGATGCACGCCGAGTATGGCCAGGTGACGCGCGAAGTCGCCGACGCGCTCAACGCCGCTCGCGCCGCCGGCGGCCGGATCATCTGCGTCGGCACCACCAGCCTGCGCCTGCTGGAGAGCGCCACCGGCGAGGATGGCGTTGTGAAGCCCTTCGCCGACGAGACCGCGATCTTCATCACGCCCGGCTACCGCTTCCGCGCGGCCGACATTCTGATGACCAACTTCCACCTGCCCAAGTCGACGCTGTTCATGCTGGTCAGCGCTTTCGCCGGACGCGAGACGATGCGCGCGGCCTATGAGCACGCCATATCGACGGGCTATCGCTTTTATTCCTATGGCGACGGCAGCCTGCTGTTCCGCGCCGAGCCCGAGAGCCGCTGA
- a CDS encoding sulfate/molybdate ABC transporter ATP-binding protein produces the protein MTISIRSVEKKFGRYPALNKVDLEIADGELLALLGPSGSGKTTLLRTIAGLEFPDEGQVLFHGEDVTYASAAARRVGFVFQQYALFKHMTVAKNIAFGLDVRKGKDKPSKIEIAKRVEDLLKLVELEGLGQRYPSQLSGGQRQRVALSRALAVQPSVLLLDEPFGALDATVRKSLRRELRRVHDATGVTTIFVTHDQEEALELADRVAILNRGSIEQIGTPDQVHDQPASAFVCGFVGEANSFAGEVSSGRFSAGALALPASGVPDGAATAYVRPHDFVLDDAGFEVRVDRAHIQGALTTVNATTLDGRRIEISASRAEAARFQGAVRVAARKAHVYAA, from the coding sequence ATGACCATTTCCATCCGCTCCGTCGAAAAGAAGTTCGGTCGGTATCCGGCGCTGAACAAGGTCGACCTCGAGATCGCCGATGGCGAACTGCTGGCGCTGCTGGGGCCGTCGGGCTCGGGCAAGACGACGCTGCTGCGCACGATCGCGGGCCTGGAGTTTCCTGACGAAGGCCAGGTGCTGTTCCATGGCGAGGATGTCACCTACGCCTCGGCCGCGGCGCGCCGCGTGGGCTTCGTGTTTCAGCAGTACGCGCTGTTCAAGCACATGACGGTGGCCAAGAACATCGCGTTCGGCCTGGACGTGCGGAAGGGCAAGGACAAGCCCTCCAAGATCGAGATCGCCAAGCGAGTTGAGGACCTCTTGAAGCTGGTCGAACTCGAGGGCCTGGGCCAACGCTATCCGTCTCAGTTGTCGGGAGGCCAGCGCCAGCGCGTTGCTCTGTCCCGCGCCCTGGCGGTCCAGCCTAGCGTGCTGCTGCTCGACGAGCCGTTCGGCGCCTTGGACGCCACGGTCCGAAAGTCGCTGCGCCGCGAGCTGCGCCGCGTGCACGACGCCACGGGCGTAACCACCATTTTCGTCACCCACGACCAGGAAGAGGCCCTTGAACTGGCCGACCGGGTCGCGATCCTGAATCGGGGAAGTATCGAGCAGATCGGGACGCCCGACCAGGTGCACGATCAACCGGCCTCGGCCTTCGTCTGCGGCTTCGTGGGCGAAGCCAACAGCTTCGCGGGAGAGGTCAGCAGCGGCCGGTTCAGCGCAGGCGCATTGGCGCTGCCGGCGTCGGGCGTCCCCGATGGCGCGGCGACGGCCTATGTTCGCCCGCACGACTTCGTGCTCGACGACGCCGGTTTCGAGGTGCGTGTGGACCGCGCTCACATCCAAGGCGCTCTGACGACCGTGAACGCGACGACCCTCGACGGTCGCCGGATCGAGATCAGCGCCTCGCGCGCCGAGGCCGCGCGTTTCCAGGGCGCTGTGCGTGTCGCCGCTCGCAAGGCCCACGTCTACGCCGCCTAG
- the tgt gene encoding tRNA guanosine(34) transglycosylase Tgt: MAAFPFEIKATDGKARTGVLKTPRGDIRTPAFMPVGTAATVKAMTVDQVKDTGADIILGNTYHLMLRPSAERVARLGGLHKFMRWDKPILTDSGGFQVMSLSGISKLTEDAVTFSSHVDGSKHVLTPERSIEIQADLLGSDIVMQLDECVAWPAEEARARKGMELSARWAKRSKDAFGTRDSQALFGIQQGSTFENLRRESSEKLREIGFDGYAIGGLAVGEGHTAMCEVLDYAPGLLPEDRPRYLMGVGKPIDLVEAVARGVDMFDCVLPTRSGRHGQAWTWDGPINLKNAKYAEDDTPLDPTSDCPASRDYSKAYLRHLFKAEEILGQVLLSWHNIAFFQALTAAMREAIAQGRFEQFRRDFAARHLAQ, from the coding sequence ATGGCCGCGTTTCCTTTTGAGATCAAGGCCACAGACGGCAAGGCCCGCACCGGCGTGCTCAAGACGCCGCGCGGCGACATCCGCACGCCAGCGTTCATGCCTGTGGGCACGGCCGCGACGGTCAAGGCGATGACCGTCGACCAGGTCAAGGACACCGGCGCGGACATCATCCTGGGCAACACCTATCACCTGATGCTGCGGCCTTCCGCGGAGCGAGTGGCGCGGCTGGGCGGGCTGCACAAGTTTATGCGCTGGGACAAGCCGATCCTGACCGACAGCGGCGGCTTCCAGGTCATGTCGCTATCGGGGATCAGCAAGCTGACTGAGGACGCGGTGACCTTCTCCAGCCACGTCGACGGCTCCAAGCACGTGCTGACGCCCGAGCGCTCAATCGAGATCCAGGCCGACCTCCTGGGCAGCGACATCGTCATGCAACTGGACGAGTGCGTCGCCTGGCCGGCCGAGGAGGCGAGGGCGCGCAAAGGCATGGAGCTCTCCGCCCGTTGGGCCAAGCGATCCAAGGACGCTTTTGGGACGCGGGATAGCCAGGCCCTGTTCGGCATCCAGCAGGGCTCGACCTTCGAGAACCTGCGCCGAGAATCCTCCGAGAAGCTGCGGGAAATCGGCTTCGACGGCTACGCGATCGGCGGCCTCGCTGTCGGCGAGGGGCACACGGCGATGTGCGAGGTCCTGGACTACGCGCCGGGCCTGCTGCCCGAAGATCGACCGCGCTATCTGATGGGCGTAGGCAAGCCGATCGACCTGGTCGAGGCGGTGGCGCGGGGCGTCGATATGTTCGACTGCGTCCTGCCGACTCGCTCGGGCCGTCATGGCCAGGCCTGGACCTGGGACGGGCCGATCAATCTGAAGAACGCCAAGTACGCCGAGGATGACACGCCGCTGGACCCGACCAGCGACTGCCCGGCTAGCCGTGACTACTCCAAAGCCTATCTGCGCCACCTCTTCAAGGCCGAGGAGATCCTGGGCCAGGTGCTGCTGTCCTGGCATAACATCGCCTTCTTCCAGGCGCTCACGGCCGCGATGCGTGAGGCCATCGCCCAAGGTCGCTTCGAGCAGTTCCGCCGAGACTTCGCCGCCCGACACCTGGCCCAGTAG
- the cysT gene encoding sulfate ABC transporter permease subunit CysT: MTADTAERRPPAKRPLFRRRSAIPGFGLTMGVTLTVLSLIVLIPLSAVVLKAAQQSPAEFWTVATSQRAMAAYRLTFGAAFVAALVNGIFGVLTAWALVRYDFPGKTVVNALVDLPFALPTAVAGIALATLYSPNGWVGQFLTPLGIKAAYNPIGVTIALIFIGLPFVVRTIEPVLRDAAEDVEEAAASLGASRFDTILRIVLPALAPAWLTGFALAFARGVGEYGSVIFIAGNMPYKSEIAPLLIIIQLEQFEYARAATIAVVMLAVSFTMLLIINAIQAWSRRFA, translated from the coding sequence ATGACCGCCGACACCGCCGAGCGCCGGCCGCCGGCCAAGCGACCGCTGTTTCGCCGCCGCTCGGCTATCCCAGGCTTTGGCCTCACCATGGGCGTGACGCTGACGGTCCTGTCGCTGATCGTGCTGATCCCGCTCTCGGCCGTCGTACTGAAGGCCGCTCAGCAATCTCCTGCGGAGTTCTGGACGGTCGCGACGTCTCAGCGCGCCATGGCGGCTTATCGCCTGACATTCGGCGCGGCGTTCGTAGCGGCGCTGGTCAATGGAATTTTTGGCGTGCTGACCGCCTGGGCCTTGGTCCGCTACGACTTCCCCGGCAAGACGGTCGTCAACGCCCTGGTCGATCTGCCCTTCGCCCTTCCCACCGCCGTGGCCGGCATCGCCCTGGCCACGCTCTATTCGCCCAACGGGTGGGTCGGGCAGTTCCTGACGCCGCTGGGCATCAAGGCCGCCTACAACCCGATCGGTGTGACCATCGCGCTGATCTTTATCGGCCTGCCGTTTGTTGTCCGCACGATCGAGCCGGTGCTGCGTGACGCCGCCGAGGACGTCGAGGAAGCCGCCGCCAGCCTTGGCGCGAGCCGGTTCGACACCATTCTCCGCATCGTCCTGCCGGCCCTGGCGCCCGCGTGGCTCACGGGCTTCGCCCTGGCCTTCGCGCGGGGGGTCGGCGAATACGGCTCGGTGATCTTCATCGCCGGCAACATGCCCTACAAGTCCGAGATCGCGCCGCTGCTGATCATCATCCAGCTGGAGCAGTTCGAGTACGCCCGGGCCGCCACGATCGCCGTCGTCATGCTGGCGGTCTCGTTCACGATGCTGCTGATCATCAACGCCATTCAAGCCTGGTCGCGGAGGTTCGCCTGA
- a CDS encoding endonuclease/exonuclease/phosphatase family protein, with protein MRLIVHLLSLLVRGTALMLGLVGSMLALASLGGAISPKLDALTHITPVWLAMGVGAVALGGLFARETERWVMVALGVLAISASGVIMLPELRQAWRFKPEAVAAGDLKVIQFNAWHENYAPEQSLKWLLAQQADIIVMAEGGGAAWRINRGLRAAYPFVSCKSGRCEPWIFSRKKVIASGAVQKGLPGAWATIEDREGPFTVLGAHYVWPVPAGRQQAQSAMLVKAASQFDRRTLIVTGDFNSTPWSFTLKHQDKALGLERWSRALPSWPSGQFSRVAAAPAPFLPIDHVYAGSAWRAVKVERGPAIGSDHRPIIVTFRRQPK; from the coding sequence ATGCGCTTGATCGTTCACCTTCTGAGTCTTCTGGTCCGCGGCACCGCCCTGATGCTGGGCCTGGTGGGCTCCATGCTCGCCTTGGCGAGCCTAGGGGGGGCGATCAGCCCTAAGCTCGACGCCCTCACCCATATCACGCCCGTTTGGTTGGCTATGGGCGTCGGCGCCGTTGCTTTGGGAGGTCTCTTCGCTCGCGAGACCGAACGATGGGTCATGGTCGCGTTGGGCGTCCTGGCGATCAGCGCCAGCGGCGTTATTATGCTTCCCGAATTGCGGCAGGCTTGGCGCTTCAAGCCCGAAGCCGTGGCGGCAGGCGATCTGAAAGTCATTCAGTTCAACGCCTGGCACGAGAACTACGCCCCCGAACAGAGCTTGAAATGGCTGCTGGCGCAGCAAGCCGACATCATTGTCATGGCGGAAGGTGGGGGCGCGGCTTGGCGGATCAATAGAGGCCTGCGGGCCGCCTATCCCTTCGTGTCCTGCAAGTCCGGGCGTTGCGAGCCTTGGATCTTCTCCCGGAAGAAGGTGATCGCCTCGGGCGCGGTTCAGAAGGGCCTGCCGGGCGCGTGGGCGACCATCGAGGATCGTGAGGGCCCCTTTACAGTCCTTGGGGCCCACTATGTCTGGCCTGTGCCGGCGGGACGCCAGCAAGCGCAGTCGGCGATGCTGGTGAAGGCCGCGTCGCAGTTCGACCGGCGCACTCTCATCGTAACCGGCGACTTCAACTCGACGCCCTGGTCCTTCACTCTAAAACACCAGGACAAGGCGTTAGGCCTCGAGCGATGGAGTCGGGCGCTGCCGTCCTGGCCCTCGGGCCAGTTCTCACGCGTCGCGGCGGCGCCCGCCCCGTTCCTGCCGATCGATCATGTCTATGCCGGCTCAGCCTGGCGCGCGGTCAAGGTCGAGCGCGGCCCGGCCATCGGCTCTGACCACCGCCCCATCATCGTGACCTTCCGGCGTCAGCCGAAATGA
- a CDS encoding alpha-E domain-containing protein, which produces MMLARVADSLYWLGRYIERAEHLSRLSSVMLNATLDQTDAGAHAVWIAMAAVGEPGDGAGVASFEAARTLVLDRQDQNSVVSSLARARENARQVRDQITTETWERLNLLYLKVTDPRAGKEFSDSSSTFLHDVIADLHLFKGAADTTMSHGESWRFMMLGIYMERAQLVSRLLEVCFADSPRHGRLDDHVALVSVLRMACALEPYLRVYTAEIEPRHILEFLVFDEDFPRSIRFATAQIEQHLTALTRSVSAGERAGPERLAGRLKARLQYADVDELKAVGAGPLLTTVVNECASIHEAIYETFVAYPLEMRLPA; this is translated from the coding sequence ATGATGCTCGCGAGGGTGGCCGACAGCCTCTACTGGCTGGGCCGATACATCGAACGCGCCGAGCATCTTTCGCGCTTGTCCAGCGTGATGCTGAACGCGACGCTCGATCAGACCGACGCCGGCGCGCACGCGGTCTGGATCGCCATGGCCGCCGTCGGAGAACCGGGCGACGGCGCGGGCGTCGCGTCGTTCGAGGCGGCTCGGACGTTGGTGTTGGATCGCCAGGACCAGAACTCCGTCGTCTCGTCTCTGGCCCGCGCGCGCGAGAACGCCCGCCAGGTGCGCGACCAGATCACGACCGAGACATGGGAGCGGCTGAACCTGCTCTACCTGAAGGTCACCGACCCACGCGCGGGCAAGGAATTCTCGGACAGCTCGTCCACCTTCCTGCACGACGTGATCGCCGACCTGCACCTTTTCAAAGGCGCGGCAGACACCACGATGAGCCATGGCGAAAGCTGGCGGTTCATGATGCTGGGCATCTACATGGAGCGCGCCCAGCTGGTCTCGCGCCTCCTGGAGGTGTGCTTCGCTGACTCGCCGCGCCACGGACGGCTGGACGACCACGTGGCGCTGGTCAGCGTGCTGCGCATGGCCTGCGCGCTCGAGCCTTATCTGCGGGTCTACACGGCCGAGATCGAGCCCAGGCACATCCTGGAGTTCCTGGTCTTCGACGAGGACTTCCCCCGCTCCATCCGCTTCGCGACAGCCCAGATCGAGCAGCACCTGACGGCCCTGACCCGCAGCGTGTCCGCCGGTGAACGGGCCGGCCCCGAACGCCTGGCCGGCCGCCTGAAGGCGCGCCTGCAATATGCCGATGTCGACGAGCTGAAGGCCGTCGGCGCCGGACCGCTACTGACCACCGTGGTCAACGAGTGCGCCAGCATCCACGAAGCGATCTACGAAACGTTCGTGGCCTATCCGCTCGAAATGCGTCTGCCGGCCTAG
- a CDS encoding circularly permuted type 2 ATP-grasp protein has product MAGMTQTLAEAPTLPMTEAAYLPGVAYDEMFTAEGDVRTHYDPLHARMSTLGAEELAGRQRTLERSFLLQGITFTVYGAENTTERIIPTDLFPRIIPAAEWARIEAGLTQRLRALNLFLDDIYGDQQILMDGVVPRELVLGAPSYRREMQHLYVPHKAYANVCGSDLIRCQDGQFAVLEDNLRVPSGVSYMLANRDAAKRTFPGTYRAAGVRPVERYPDLLLATLKSMTADWRSNPQVVVLTPGVYNSAYYEHAYLARLMGVPLVEGRDLVVHENMVYMRTTTGLRRVDVIYRRVDDDFIDPLTFRRDSSLGAAGLFNAYRAGNVVICNAPGTGVADDKAVYAYVPDIIRYYLGEDAILPNIETFLCREPRQLQHVLANLDKLVVKAVGASGGYGMLVGPHASQAEREAFAEAIKADPENYIAQPTIQLSTAPCLVDGRIEPRHVDLRPFILSGEKTIVTPGALTRVALKRGSLVVNSSQGGGSKDTWVLADDQGPANGSARP; this is encoded by the coding sequence ATGGCGGGGATGACCCAGACCTTGGCGGAAGCCCCAACCCTGCCGATGACGGAGGCCGCCTATCTTCCCGGCGTCGCCTACGACGAGATGTTCACCGCCGAAGGCGACGTTCGGACGCACTACGATCCGCTGCACGCCCGGATGTCGACTCTGGGCGCCGAAGAGTTGGCCGGACGTCAGCGCACGCTGGAACGGTCGTTCCTGCTGCAGGGCATCACCTTCACGGTCTACGGCGCTGAGAACACGACCGAACGGATCATCCCGACCGACCTTTTCCCCCGCATCATCCCCGCCGCCGAATGGGCAAGGATCGAAGCAGGCCTCACACAGCGCCTGCGCGCGCTGAACCTGTTCCTGGACGATATCTACGGCGACCAGCAGATCCTGATGGACGGGGTCGTGCCGCGCGAACTCGTGCTGGGCGCGCCCTCGTATCGCCGCGAGATGCAGCACCTCTATGTGCCGCACAAGGCCTACGCCAATGTCTGCGGCAGCGACCTGATCCGCTGCCAGGACGGCCAGTTCGCGGTGCTTGAGGACAATCTACGAGTCCCCTCCGGCGTGTCCTACATGCTGGCCAACCGGGACGCGGCCAAGCGGACCTTCCCGGGCACCTATCGCGCCGCCGGGGTGCGGCCGGTCGAGCGCTATCCCGACCTGCTGCTGGCCACGCTGAAGAGCATGACCGCCGACTGGCGCTCGAACCCGCAGGTCGTGGTGCTGACGCCCGGCGTCTACAACAGCGCCTATTACGAGCACGCCTATCTGGCCCGCCTGATGGGCGTGCCGCTGGTCGAGGGCCGCGACCTCGTGGTGCACGAGAACATGGTCTACATGCGCACCACGACCGGCCTGCGCCGCGTGGATGTGATCTATCGCCGGGTCGACGACGACTTCATCGATCCGCTGACCTTCCGGCGCGACTCCTCGCTCGGCGCTGCTGGCCTGTTCAACGCCTACCGCGCGGGCAACGTGGTGATCTGCAACGCGCCGGGCACCGGCGTCGCGGACGACAAGGCCGTCTATGCCTATGTCCCCGACATCATTCGATACTACCTGGGCGAGGACGCCATCCTGCCCAACATCGAGACCTTCCTGTGCCGCGAGCCGCGCCAGCTGCAGCACGTGCTGGCCAACCTCGACAAGCTGGTGGTCAAGGCGGTGGGCGCGTCGGGCGGCTACGGCATGCTGGTCGGTCCGCACGCCAGCCAAGCCGAGCGCGAGGCCTTCGCCGAGGCGATCAAGGCCGACCCGGAGAACTACATCGCCCAGCCGACCATCCAGCTATCGACCGCGCCGTGCCTGGTCGACGGCCGCATCGAGCCTCGCCACGTCGATCTTCGCCCTTTCATCCTGTCGGGTGAGAAGACGATCGTCACGCCGGGCGCCCTCACCCGCGTGGCGCTGAAGCGCGGCTCGCTGGTGGTCAATTCCAGCCAGGGCGGCGGCTCCAAGGACACCTGGGTGCTCGCCGACGATCAAGGCCCCGCCAACGGGAGCGCCCGTCCATGA
- the cysW gene encoding sulfate ABC transporter permease subunit CysW, with translation MSAVARRHRGATEDPAWAKALVIGTVMAFLALVLILPLIAVFAEALRKGLDAALAAVTNADALAAVKLTLITAAIAVPFNAIFGLCASWAVAKHDFWGKPFLITLIDLPFSVSPVVAGLIYVLVFGLQGWMGEWLLDNDLKIIFAVPGIVLATIFVTFPFVARELIPLMQEQGNSEEEAAVSMGAGGLYTFWRVTAPNVRWGLLYGVLLCNARAMGEFGAVSVVSGHIRGLTNTMPLHVEILYNEYDFVGAFAVAALLCLLAVVTLVLKTALEVAQPDVRAGRGGH, from the coding sequence ATGAGCGCCGTTGCTCGGCGCCATCGCGGCGCCACCGAAGATCCGGCCTGGGCCAAGGCCCTGGTTATCGGGACCGTGATGGCGTTCCTGGCGCTCGTCTTGATCCTGCCCCTGATCGCGGTGTTCGCGGAGGCTCTGCGCAAAGGCCTGGATGCGGCCCTGGCAGCGGTCACCAACGCCGACGCCCTGGCGGCCGTGAAGCTGACCCTGATCACCGCCGCCATCGCCGTGCCGTTCAACGCAATCTTCGGCCTGTGCGCATCTTGGGCCGTCGCCAAACATGACTTCTGGGGCAAGCCGTTCCTGATCACCCTGATCGACCTGCCGTTCTCGGTCTCGCCGGTCGTCGCGGGTCTGATCTACGTGCTGGTCTTCGGTCTGCAGGGCTGGATGGGCGAGTGGCTGCTCGACAACGACCTGAAGATCATTTTCGCCGTGCCGGGTATCGTGCTGGCCACCATTTTCGTAACGTTCCCCTTCGTGGCCCGCGAACTGATCCCGCTGATGCAGGAGCAGGGGAACAGCGAGGAAGAGGCTGCGGTCTCGATGGGAGCGGGCGGCCTCTATACCTTCTGGCGGGTCACCGCCCCGAACGTTCGCTGGGGCCTGCTGTACGGCGTTCTGCTGTGCAACGCCCGCGCCATGGGCGAGTTCGGCGCGGTGTCGGTCGTCAGCGGCCACATCCGGGGCCTGACCAACACCATGCCGCTGCACGTCGAGATCCTCTACAACGAATACGACTTCGTCGGCGCCTTCGCGGTCGCGGCTCTTCTCTGCCTGCTGGCGGTGGTGACCCTCGTTTTGAAGACGGCGCTCGAAGTCGCCCAGCCCGACGTTCGCGCCGGGCGTGGCGGACACTGA
- a CDS encoding LbetaH domain-containing protein produces MNWSAPIVLDIPADASAWMRIKTFLGHYDIRFYLSPGAYVDVGAGSLACIQNIKLVPSGEVGKLGEIGRFCEMHASAFIQMRGEHANDQPVNISFTGMPILDGVFENQGLEVLTPFSIGSGVVLSAYAQVLSGRTVGDGVVLGASAVLTRDAEALGVYAGVPARKLRSRRPFARWWDFDIAYLMANKERLQEIAADDARPHVYRQLRPRFVLRNEGNSITIQGFLDGDAVRPIDQAPPAVHSYIAQAFGATSSYWLADCWALA; encoded by the coding sequence ATGAACTGGTCAGCCCCCATTGTACTCGACATTCCTGCCGATGCGTCGGCCTGGATGCGTATCAAGACCTTCTTGGGTCACTATGATATACGCTTCTACCTTTCGCCCGGCGCCTATGTTGATGTCGGCGCCGGTTCGTTAGCCTGCATCCAGAATATCAAGCTCGTTCCCTCCGGCGAAGTTGGCAAACTCGGTGAGATCGGCAGGTTCTGTGAGATGCACGCGTCGGCGTTCATTCAAATGCGCGGCGAGCACGCCAACGATCAGCCGGTGAACATCTCTTTCACGGGCATGCCGATATTGGACGGCGTCTTTGAAAACCAAGGTCTGGAGGTCCTGACGCCGTTCTCGATTGGAAGCGGCGTCGTACTGTCGGCCTACGCACAAGTTCTCAGTGGCAGAACGGTTGGTGACGGGGTCGTGCTCGGCGCGTCTGCCGTTCTGACGCGCGACGCCGAGGCGCTGGGCGTTTATGCAGGCGTTCCTGCCCGCAAACTGCGTTCTCGAAGGCCCTTCGCACGATGGTGGGATTTCGACATAGCCTATCTGATGGCGAACAAGGAGCGGTTGCAGGAGATTGCCGCCGACGACGCGCGGCCGCATGTCTATCGCCAGCTCCGGCCCAGGTTCGTGCTGCGGAATGAAGGGAATTCTATAACGATCCAGGGGTTCTTAGACGGCGACGCCGTCAGGCCGATCGATCAAGCGCCACCCGCAGTCCATAGCTATATCGCTCAGGCCTTCGGGGCGACGAGTTCCTACTGGCTTGCTGATTGCTGGGCGCTCGCATAG